The genome window TTGCGCAGCATCTGCTTTTATTGTATCACAGTCTGTTTgtctgtaaaaaaacaaaatcaCTTTGTATCACTTGTGCCATCTTTATCTGTTCTTATTCCCAGGTTCAACGGGGAGGTTGGAGATGTGGTGGTTGGGAGGATCACAGAGGTATGTTTCTGTTTGAGGTGGTGACCCAGTCAGTAAAGCTAATAGCACCCTGGGGTGATTGTGCTTCTCCTGGTTGGAGCTTAGTGTTTGTCTGCTGTTTTGTAGGTGCAGCAGAAGCGCTGGAAGGTGGAGACCAACTCCAGACTGGACTCTGTGTTGCTGCTGTCCTCTGTCAATCTGCCCGGAGGAGAGCTGGTGAGTGGAATGGACAGCATATATCTGGGAATTAGGAAGTGTGGTTGGGTAATGTGTGCTTGTTCCTCTTAGCAACCAAGTAGTACTGACACTGTTGGTGAAACTTCTTTTGATATTTGTTAACGTACTCTTTCTTGGTCTTACCATCAATCAAACTTTCTATATCTGTCCTTCTTAGAGAAGACGGTCAGCAGAAGATGAGCTCACCATGAGAGACTACCTTCAGGAGGGGGACCTCATCAGTGTATCCTCTGACGCTTATCACCAACCTGGGCCCTTCTGCCTTTATAATGTCCATCCTACCTTCCAGCCTACTCTACATGGAATTTGTATTATGTTTAGATTCCTTTCTTTGGCTCTACCATCTACTAGTAGCAAGTGTCATACTCGCATTGATTATGCATTATATTTTGTACGTGACTATGGTCAAAATTCTCCTTGACCAAGTTTACTCTCAGGCAGAGGTACAGTCTGTTTTCTCAGATGGAGCGCTCTCTCTTCACACCCGCAGTTTAAAGTATGGAAAGGTACGATTATTCCATTTTTTTCTGTGTAAATACCCTTTTTTAAGTGATTGAAAATGTAAACCATTTTCCTCATATCTTATTCCTTTGCACCTACATCACATCAGTTGGGGCAAGGAGTTCTTGTGCAGCTATCTCCCTCTCTGATCAAGAGACAGAAAACCCACTTCCACAACCTGCCTTGTGGGGCCTCCATCATCCTGGGCAACAATGGCTTTGTGTGGCTGTACCCCACCCCAGGACATCAGGACGAGGAGGCTGGAGGATACTACACCAGTCTGGAGGTAAGAGCTGCCTGGGGCTACACAGCTTTGAGTGGGAATACAATGGATCCAACCTCTATGTAGATACACACACATTTTAGTAGCACTTCATTGTATCTTTCAACAGGACATAACGGTTTTACCTTTACTAGATTGTTACATTATCTACACTGACCCTTCTGTTTCCCTTTTTCACCATGCTGTTCCCCTTTTTCACCTCACtgtaacctctccctctctccccgccTTGCCCTcttagcctgtctctctctcagatcgGGAGGTGATCTCACGGTTGAGGAATTGCTTGCTGGCCTTGGGGGCACACAAGGTGCTTCTGTACGACACCAGTGTGCTCTATTGTTACGAGTCATCACTCCCACACCAGGTAACACTGTCTATACTGATCTAGGTAATGGAAAGACGATCTGTGGGAAGCAAACCTTTCCATTCATTCAATTAGATAATTCTTTCAAAAGGGACTCAACGCAAGCCATTTCCTAATGATGTTGCATTTTTAGCTAATTTCATCAGACTTCAGAGTTTACAAAGCATATGGACTTACAGGTTTATCTCTCTTTCTAGATCAAGGATATCTTAAAACCAGAGGTGATGGAGGAGATTGTGATGATGACGCGTCAGAAACTTGTCGAACTGGAGGGTTAGAGTACCAGATGCAACCTTCCTTAACATAATGGAAGGTTTGTGTTCCCTGCATTCCAAGTTTAGGCATCAAGGCCTTAACCACATTGGAGACTGAACCTAAACCCAATGTCTGAACTTCTCTCAACCAGAAGATACCGTGACCTGTATATCCCCTTTTTGATACAATCTTCTGGCTTCACCAGGAAATGTGTTTCTCTGCTGTTTAGTTTATGAAGCCAAAAATATATAAGCaacaagtgttggtcccatgtttcatgagctgaaatgaaatgaaaaaatcACAGAAATTtaccatacacacaaaaagcttatttcacatccctgttagtgagcatctctcctttgccaagataacccatccacctgacagctgtggcatatcaagaagctgattaaacagcatgatcattgcacaggtgcaccttgtgctggggacaataaaaggccactttaaaaagtgcagttttgtcacacaacacaatgctacagatgtctaaagtttagagggagcgtgcaattggcatgctgactgaaggaatgtctaccagagctcttaccagataatttaatgttaatttctctaccataagctgcccccagtgtcgttttagagaacatgtaaccacgccagcccaggacctccacatctggcttcttcacctgtgggatcgtctgagggggCGTGGTGAGGAGTATTTCTATTTGTCATAAAGAAacttattctgattggctgggcctggctccccagtgggtgggcctgactGCCAAGTGTGTGAGCCTATGCTTTCCAAGGCCCATCCATGGCAGCACCCCTGCATAGtcgtgaaatctatagattagggcgtaatgaatttttttcaatttacatatttccttatatgaactgtaattcagtaataACTTTGAAGTtgcttatatttttgttaagtatataaactatagCTATGTTTCTCAATAGACACCTATTTTGGAGAGGGATGGTAATTTATTTACTGAATTAAAATGTTCCTGCATTCTACAACCAAGGACCCAGCTGTTCCTCATTTCTTTGTTGTTTTTTAGAGAACTGTAGTAGAGGACTGTTGAGAATGTGTTTTTGTATGAATAACTACTCTTTTGAGAAATAACTACTCTTTTGAGAAATAAATACTCAAAGCTACTAATGCCTCAAGCTATCAGTGTGTGAAACCTTGCTCTTATCATGCTTGTAAGTAGTGCGTTTTTATTTAGAGGTTTCCCAATTAGATTATTTTACTTCAAGGGCACATGTAATGAGAGATCCTTGTGGAGGAATCTTAGACAGCCTCCCAATGTCcataaaaaaaaagtgtttttcctCACCTAATTCTTTTTATGTTTTGTTTACTCCTACTTTCCAAAGATGAGTTGAAAAGTCAGTAAATACAAAATAGGGAAGGAAAATGCATACCAGCTTGCAAAGCCTTCCTCTTAACGTTTTGGCTCATAAAATCAACTTTACTGCCTGCCCTTTACCTTTAGTGAAACTACTATTGATCAACAGTTGATAATTTGCTGTCCTTTTATGTCAAGTCTATGACTTGTGCTACATTTCCATAGTACAAACAGTATGTCATGTCCCATCACAGAAGATATTGTCTGGGTCCCATCTAGTTGCCCACGCATGAACGCACGCTCTGACGTAAAACGTATCCCCCACCCCCATATTTTAGTAAACCACCTTGCGTACGGAAATATGGCAGCCTCAGCGACTACTGTCCTACCGGTGTATATTGTTAATATTTTATCGAAAGAGCAATAAATACGTTTAGAAACGAGGGAGATAGAAACGACGAGCTTGCTAGTTGCACATGTTGAGAAGGAGCTGCGAAAACGCCCAAGCAACACACTGGTTGGCTCGAGAAGTTTGGAGTATGCGCCTTGGTTAAAGTGCCTGGGTCGGTGTGCACGGGAGAGGAACTCCGCAAGACAGAAAGAGTGGACACGAAGTTTGAATTGGAATTGAATACTAAGAGTTGGGGGGACACTGGACACTTCGGCAAACCTTTATTAATGTTGTCAATATTGAGTCAAACGAGACGACGAAGTACACCGTCCGAAGTTAGAACTGGTTATTAGTAGGTTGACTGTTCCGATGTTAATTTCCAGGGTCTCGCGCTGCATACCACCATCTAGCCAGTAAGGCTAGCTCCATCGTTAGCTGGAGCTAGTTCGCTAGCTAGTATTCCAACAAAAAAAATGTTGCACAGCCATTCTTGCGTCTTCATTGCTACTAAATAACATTATTCCGTTGTCAGAAATTGTATTCAAATACAGAGCGTGTTTAAACCATTTACATTTGCTTTCAGGTGAATGAGTAATGCcaacgttagttagctagttaagtTTCCCATGATTTTTCCTCAAACACATTTTATCCCGCGGTAGTGTCTTGTCATGCGTGATTGTGGCCTGAAAAACACTGCGAGATGTCCAGATGACAGCAAAATGTTAGCTGAATGTCAAATATACAATCAGTCATGTCAAATCAGTGGATTGTATGGTGCTGAAAATCAATACGTTTGTTGACCAAATATGGGACGTAGGCct of Salmo salar chromosome ssa01, Ssal_v3.1, whole genome shotgun sequence contains these proteins:
- the LOC106566956 gene encoding exosome complex component RRP4, with amino-acid sequence MAADMRLPTIRKQVSLSSSLSALDGKDLVVPGDVITSDTGFMRGHGTYMDEEKLTASVAGEVERVNKLICVRPLKTRFNGEVGDVVVGRITEVQQKRWKVETNSRLDSVLLLSSVNLPGGELRRRSAEDELTMRDYLQEGDLISAEVQSVFSDGALSLHTRSLKYGKLGQGVLVQLSPSLIKRQKTHFHNLPCGASIILGNNGFVWLYPTPGHQDEEAGGYYTSLEPVSLSDREVISRLRNCLLALGAHKVLLYDTSVLYCYESSLPHQIKDILKPEVMEEIVMMTRQKLVELEG